The DNA sequence CCTTGTTCTGGAAGGCCGGATAGGTTTCACAAACCTGCTGAGGGCTGTCCATTATGGCCAGGTTTCCAAAGAACTTCACCAAACCTATAGGCGTAATGATCGCATTGTAATGCACTGAATAATGCAGAATCACTGTTTTAAATAAGAGGAATACGCCAAATAATCATAATTTCTGCAATTTCTTTGAGCAGTTTTCTAAAGAGATTTACCGGGAAGGTAAAGGGAGGAGAAAGGGTCAGTCTCTGCTCTTCTGATCATGTTGGAGATCTTGTCCATTATACCCTGCTGGGCCAAATACTGCCGGCCATGCTGACTGTGGGCTAGAGTGGTCACCATCTCAATGGCTGTGGCCCtggagaaaaaagacaacagataCAAATTTACAGAATGATAGAGGAGCAAAGacactcattaaaaaaagaagggttGTGGATGCAATCAAAATCGCAATTCCAAATTGGCAGCTCTCTCTTATTACCTGATCAACACATCCTCCCCAGTCAGTTCTCCAAGCAGCTGAGAAATTAAGCTACTGTTGGCACAGTAACCGAAAGAAATGGGCGATACAGACGAGATTTCCACCACCAGCTGcaagcaaaaagaaaagtttttattagGGAATGAAGATAagagctgtttgtgtgtgtgtgtattaagaTTCCCACTGAttcagttaaaataaatgtactttaatttgttaaaaacaacCACGTCACATTAAAAAGTTGCCACTTTTGCATCATCAGCCACAGCGAACACACAGTTGAACGTACCTCATACATTCTGTATCTGACAGTGTCACTTATAGCCATCACATCCTTTATAACTTTCAGCAGGTCGCTCTGGAACAATTTGTCTAAGCCAGGCTTGGAGTGACTCAGTTTAGACAGGCACTGGATGGCCTAAGAGATAAAACAATTACTGCACCAACTGCCgattcattaaaatgtcaatgcAGGATATTTCAGTCCTTCAGTAGTCACCTGCTTTGCCACGGCCAACTTGTCTTCTCCGATGGAGTGGATCACTGCTCCGAGAATGCCATTGTTGTTGAGGATTTCAGTGGCAGCGTCGGGGTGCTCCGCCATTCTACCAATCTGAAACAAAGAAACTTGACAAGGTCAGTGGTTTACAAGGGcaattgtactgtgtgtgtgcgtgtgtgtagtgCGAGCAGGCTACCTGCGTCAAGGCCAGTATCTTAACGGTGTCATTGGGATGAGCCAGACCGCCCTGCAGCTCCGATCTGTAGTTCTGGGCCAGTGTCACAGGGCTTAGGGCCATTAAGATGCGTTCAAGGATGGCCACACACAGTTCAACCTGCTCCCTGTGGACACAACTTACATTAGTAGTTATGGCGGCAACTCTCCCAATTCTTCTCTCAATTCATTACTCAGAACCTACACTGACATATACACATTGCACTAAAGCCCACAGTAATTCTATCATCAAAGACCAAGAGGAAAAACcagtaaatattcaaataagcaaaaatttttataaaaaagtggAAAACGAAAACACTCAGAATAAGGACAGTGTTGAcaattacaatgttttattgGTTGGCTCTTAACTCCAGCACACATATAAATGATCAAATTAAACAATGCCTATGTAGTTTAAGTGCTAATGCTCTTTCATCTTTATATAGACGTCCAcattgtcaaaaatgtatttggggAGCTGTGTTTAAAACTGACAACGATTTATGCTGTGATAGTTACTAACACCCCACAAATACCCTTAATATGAAAGTCAGTAATGTCACTTTcactttaaattcaacaagacAGGGTTCTACAACGGAAAACTTCATTGTCCATCAGTGTATTCTTGGTAGCATTGTAGCCAGTTAGCTTGGTAACAATAGCACCCTGTAAAATGCAGCCTTGTTTTCAAGCTAGCCATCTAACTTAACCTACCGGTATCAACTTAGATATACGTGCAGTTTATTGTCCCAAATTCCCCTCAACGTAACTATATCTTAACCTTATCACTCgaggtcaaatgcctaaccccaaccaatcgagcTGCTTTGTAGAGCGGGTCTTGGCCGTCTGTACGTGGCCATTGAGGcatttgggacactaaactgaCACTAAACTGCATCAACATAGTGTTCAAATAACTGTTAACTGAACTTATACTAAATGCTAAGAGTGAACTGACTCAGCAGTTTGCTAAACAATCCAGTGAATTGGATGCACTGTGCTAAACCAACCTGTCATTTGAGTGTAACAGAGAGAATATCACATGGAAACGCTGTCCGCTCACTGAGTCTCTCAAAGCGCTGAGAGGTAACGACAATAAAGCAGTTTTTAAACTCTGCAGCTCTTCAATTGGATCTTCCACACCGGAGATTTCTTCCAGTAAACTCTCAATGGAAGCCGCCATGACTCCGTATGTAAAGGTAAataccatagacagttaaaggtaAATACAATACCAAGGAACGAATCCGcctactttcttcttcttcttcttcataatTTAGGCAGTTCAAACGTAACTACAGGCGCATTGCCGCCACCTCCTGGACTATGTGGGAGGCTCCATTTAATTTGAGAAAGTCTCGTTTTCGGACATTCCTACAACCTGTCCACTTCAGTCTAATACAAATTATGGTAATACTACAATTTCTAGACACCAACCActctatacattttatttccgcttttttttgtattttcctctTCTGCAGGAAGGCAACTTTTGCTTTAGGCTACACACAGTATGATCAAACGCTATTCTCTACAACTTTGGCTTTTTATATTCAACCTAATGCATGACCAGTTTTACCAAGCAACACATTATCTAAAAATTATAAATCCATTGTAGAGGAAACGCAAATCCAAAGTACAAATgtaatgcaaatgcaaaatcCAGATATTGTTCTGTTCATTTATGGGATTGTAGGCTACTGTACtaagaataaaaacatgctggatgtgtattattatataatgtgTAACATAACACTGTATTTAATCACAAAGGCAACACTTCTGCTTGTTATGTGAAAAGGTATTTCTAGAATGTCCATTAAAGGTTGCTGAAGTATgttatgttaatgttgtttttggttcCAACAGAGGTGTCTTCTACTTAACATTTTCTGCAGTGAGTTATGAACCTT is a window from the Etheostoma cragini isolate CJK2018 chromosome 16, CSU_Ecrag_1.0, whole genome shotgun sequence genome containing:
- the psmd5 gene encoding 26S proteasome non-ATPase regulatory subunit 5, encoding MVFTFTYGVMAASIESLLEEISGVEDPIEELQSLKTALLSLPLSALRDSVSGQRFHVIFSLLHSNDREQVELCVAILERILMALSPVTLAQNYRSELQGGLAHPNDTVKILALTQIGRMAEHPDAATEILNNNGILGAVIHSIGEDKLAVAKQAIQCLSKLSHSKPGLDKLFQSDLLKVIKDVMAISDTVRYRMYELVVEISSVSPISFGYCANSSLISQLLGELTGEDVLIRATAIEMVTTLAHSQHGRQYLAQQGIMDKISNMIRRAETDPFSSLYLPGLVKFFGNLAIMDSPQQVCETYPAFQNKVFEMVLDPDPAMIGVALDTLGLLGATVEGKQVLQKTGEKFKAVLLRMSQLASSGATELRVRSLDAISDLLTLQPEQQTEDLLSLTESWFHLLSNQPMDMIRNISTQPFPELHCAALRIFSAIATQLWGQKLMISTPSFMEFVLDRSAGQTKEAKDAKFELVGSLVGSSTAAEILGSQHYIRLKTYLREGPYYVTAVTSVSTEGAD